The DNA window aatattttttactatatattcgggcccgggccaaaaaagtcgtgcccgaggcccggcccgttttttaaacgggcctcatttttttgcccaaacccatatttcaggcctatatttttacccgaaccctctcatATTTTAGGCGGGCCATCGGGCCGgaccgggccgcccggcccatgaacacctctagagTGTAATGTGTTTTACTATTGCACCTAATATTTGCTGGTATCATAGTTATGTATGTTgagtttctttttcttattttattattatagtgtAGGCATGAGAATTTAGGTTCAATTTTATTCCTCTTCCCCAGTTATATATAATGAGAAAGAACTTgttacaaacaaaaaaaaatgtcaattaactataaagttaaaattttattaatgcaaATTGcatggtaaattatttattaatttaaaaaaattaaaaagttaaaataatataacttattttaaatacaaaaaaatattttttatatattttttaattaaattaatattcaatTAATTTGTGACCACGAGTTTAAGACTATGTAAATAAATAATTGTAAAGGAAAAGAAacaatatatgtttattttgtttaataaagaaaaggaatttaataaagaaaaggaaagtgaaggattttttattattttagtttggtTAAATTGGAGAAAGTTAAGgaaatgtttttttataatatattctCAATTATActctttttataaaataatttacgtAAAGGGTTAATAAGATAAAATCgatattttatatgaaatatcattttttttcactAGCTTTTTTTCAggataattaaaaattaagtaattcaagggaaaataaatatattcaaaCCCTCTTACTTAAACAAAAGAATGTTACCAAATAAGGGAAATGGTAttgctttcttttatttatttatttatttattttgttcaatcTAAACATAAggtaaataatagtataaatatcaaatcaatttattttttaaataaaatattttagaataatataatttatttttaaatatggagataaatttttataatttttctaatgaaattgataTATGATTGATTTTTAACATAAAGTCAGGGACTTTATATAACCTGTCCGACTTGCAACTAAAAACCATAAATCTTGATGGCAGGCACGTCCGGAAAAATGCCCCACCACGAAGAAAACgaaagaaacaaacaagaaaatgAGTAACGGGGATTCGGTTGCAAAGTCAACGCAAGTGCCGAGGACTATCACATTATAATCATATATCCACTTGTCGGCAGCCCTTACATATACCAATTTTCCCACCTAAATTTCCACTCAAAAAAGTGAAAAACCATGGGTCGATCACATTCTGGGTCACCAAAATTGAGCCTCGGCCGATCCCTACCTCGAGTTCGCGTCCACTCACCGTCTCTCCGGCGGAAATCAGCCGCGAATTGCTTCGAAAACGATCAGCAAGCAGCGGAGTTCTTAGGTGACGGCGGCGATACTGATAATCTTATCTACAATGAACGCGGGAATAAGGTTATGGTGGTGGTTGATTCGAGCCTGGAATCTAAGGCAGCGCTTGAGTGGGCATTATCTTACGCTATTCAAGATCATGATTCCATTGTTCTTCTTCATGTAGCCAAGCCCAGAAGAAGAGGTTTTTCCTAAATATtatgtttacatatatataaatgatacTTTTAACTCTAAAACGATTAGTTTCTTTGAATAAACTGATCTCTCTGTGCATATTCGTTACTTCATTTTAGAGTTTTGTTGATTGATTTATTTCTAAGTTTGTTGGTATTGGATTTCAAATAATTTACGAGTTCATTTTGATATTATGCAGAGTGGTCTAATAAGAAGCGTAATGCAAGGGCACGTGAATTGCTTCACTCCATGAAAAATATTTGTCAGATGAACAA is part of the Gossypium hirsutum isolate 1008001.06 chromosome D11, Gossypium_hirsutum_v2.1, whole genome shotgun sequence genome and encodes:
- the LOC121223632 gene encoding uncharacterized protein, yielding MGRSHSGSPKLSLGRSLPRVRVHSPSLRRKSAANCFENDQQAAEFLGDGGDTDNLIYNERGNKVMVVVDSSLESKAALEWALSYAIQDHDSIVLLHVAKPRRREWSNKKRNARARELLHSMKNICQMNKPGVEVEVAKVEGKEKGPVIVEAAKQRKVSILVLGQRKRCVIWRLLRRWYGKRRGSGGGVVDYCIENAPSSCKTMAVRRKSNQLGGYLITTKLHKNFWLLA